In Candidatus Nomurabacteria bacterium, the following proteins share a genomic window:
- a CDS encoding YdeI/OmpD-associated family protein yields MATKIASGVVHTVPKDMREALTASEKISEAWNSLTPLARNEWICWTISVKKSETRKDHIKRMSHDITHGKRRPCCWPGCSHR; encoded by the coding sequence ATGGCAACAAAAATCGCTAGTGGTGTGGTGCATACTGTACCTAAAGACATGAGAGAGGCCCTCACTGCTTCTGAAAAGATAAGTGAAGCGTGGAATAGTCTTACTCCATTGGCGCGGAATGAGTGGATTTGTTGGACAATTTCGGTCAAAAAGTCAGAAACTAGAAAGGACCATATAAAAAGAATGAGTCATGATATCACTCATGGTAAACGACGTCCTTGTTGCTGGCCAGGCTGCTCACATCGCTAA
- a CDS encoding glutamine amidotransferase yields MKKFLILQLRPEDETSDNEYEAFLKFGGLKAEETERIRIEKNGIPELNLDNYSAIIVGGSPFDISTPEDKKSAVQKKIEADFKKLFDEVIGRDFPFLGACSGNGLLGNYCGATISKKYGEAVGGVDIILTEEGKKDQLLVGLPETFRVLVGHKEACDSTPKGAVLLASSATCPVEMFRVKNNVYATQFHPEGDAEGFTVRINIYKHHGYFPAEDAEKLIEAVEKEDTPHAQEILRRFVEIFRK; encoded by the coding sequence ATGAAAAAGTTTTTAATCTTACAATTACGTCCCGAAGACGAAACTTCAGATAATGAATACGAAGCTTTTTTGAAGTTTGGTGGTCTTAAGGCCGAAGAAACTGAGCGGATTCGCATTGAGAAAAATGGTATTCCAGAACTAAATTTAGATAATTACTCAGCGATTATTGTTGGTGGGAGTCCGTTTGATATCAGCACTCCAGAAGACAAAAAAAGTGCTGTCCAGAAGAAGATCGAGGCTGATTTTAAAAAATTGTTTGACGAAGTAATTGGGAGGGATTTTCCTTTTCTTGGGGCTTGCTCCGGTAATGGGCTTTTGGGCAATTATTGTGGAGCGACTATTTCTAAAAAGTATGGCGAAGCGGTGGGTGGAGTTGATATTATTTTGACTGAAGAAGGGAAGAAAGATCAGTTGCTGGTCGGTCTACCAGAGACTTTTCGGGTGTTAGTGGGACATAAAGAGGCGTGTGATTCGACTCCTAAAGGCGCCGTATTATTGGCCTCTAGTGCTACTTGTCCAGTAGAGATGTTTCGAGTTAAGAACAATGTTTACGCTACCCAGTTTCACCCTGAGGGTGATGCCGAGGGTTTTACTGTTCGTATCAATATCTACAAACACCACGGATATTTCCCGGCTGAAGATGCTGAAAAGTTGATAGAAGCGGTAGAGAAAGAAGATACTCCGCATGCTCAAGAAATATTGCGTCGATTTGTGGAGATATTTCGAAAGTAA
- the tyrS gene encoding tyrosine--tRNA ligase has product MEVNTDKNKIEELLQRSVKEILPSKEELRGKLLSGQRLKMYIGTDATGTSLHIGHATNYLILEKFRQLGHEIIFLIGDFTSRIGDPTDKSDSARKQLTREEVVENTKSWLNQIRPIIDIDNKENPVTILYNHDWLAALNFEDIIGLASHFTVQQMIERDMFEKRLAENKPLYLHELFYPLMQGYDSVAMEVDMEVCGSDQKFNALAGRTLLKKLKDKDKFVFITTLLENPKTGEKMMSKSQGTGVFLDFDAETMYGAIMAQPDENMHQLFIDCTNVPLSEISGIFAKETNPRDTKMRLAHEITSMYHGANGAKQAENHFVETFQKGQVPEDIPEFSAPYVDNLLSEKIVESKSELRRLLQAGSIRDMETGEKIAELPGQVTKPTVLKIGKRRFVRLLP; this is encoded by the coding sequence ATGGAAGTAAATACTGACAAAAACAAGATCGAGGAATTACTCCAAAGATCAGTTAAAGAGATTTTACCAAGCAAAGAAGAGCTTAGAGGAAAGCTTTTGTCTGGACAACGCTTAAAAATGTACATTGGTACCGACGCGACCGGCACCTCCCTACACATCGGTCATGCAACCAATTACCTTATACTTGAAAAATTTCGTCAGCTCGGCCACGAAATCATCTTTTTAATTGGTGATTTTACCTCTCGAATCGGTGACCCCACCGACAAAAGTGACAGCGCGCGCAAGCAACTTACCCGAGAAGAAGTAGTAGAGAACACCAAGTCCTGGCTGAATCAGATCAGACCAATTATAGATATCGATAACAAAGAAAATCCGGTCACTATTTTGTACAACCACGATTGGTTGGCCGCCCTTAATTTTGAAGATATTATAGGTCTAGCTTCACACTTCACTGTCCAGCAGATGATTGAACGCGACATGTTTGAAAAACGCTTAGCTGAAAATAAGCCACTTTATTTGCACGAACTTTTCTACCCACTAATGCAAGGCTACGACTCAGTCGCTATGGAAGTTGATATGGAAGTCTGTGGCTCTGATCAAAAATTCAACGCTCTGGCTGGTCGCACTCTGCTAAAAAAGCTCAAAGATAAGGACAAATTTGTTTTTATAACCACTCTCTTAGAAAACCCAAAAACTGGTGAAAAAATGATGTCAAAATCACAAGGTACCGGTGTTTTTCTCGACTTTGACGCCGAAACCATGTATGGAGCCATCATGGCCCAGCCAGACGAAAACATGCATCAGCTCTTTATTGACTGCACCAACGTGCCCTTAAGTGAAATTTCTGGAATTTTTGCCAAAGAAACCAATCCGCGTGATACAAAGATGAGGTTAGCTCATGAAATAACCAGTATGTACCACGGAGCAAACGGGGCCAAACAGGCAGAAAATCATTTTGTCGAAACCTTCCAAAAAGGTCAGGTTCCTGAAGACATACCGGAGTTTTCAGCTCCGTATGTAGATAACCTCTTAAGTGAGAAGATTGTAGAATCCAAGAGTGAATTAAGACGTCTCCTGCAGGCCGGTAGTATTAGAGACATGGAAACCGGTGAAAAAATTGCCGAATTACCAGGCCAGGTCACAAAACCAACTGTACTAAAAATTGGCAAAAGACGATTTGTAAGACTTCTGCCTTAA
- a CDS encoding 3'-5' exonuclease: MKFPKDILIIDFEGLKKPVQIGAVLLDKETLEEKDHFLSYIYADLDGYVSSVSGISQDMIDGAPKQADVGKVFYEKFGTDVFLSAFVQDLDISHLKKLLAEAGFEFKEYDFRILDIWPIAYTYLLKQEYQGDYRSDPIFREFGIKPRGLHNALEDCRIAAEVLRIILEKKNN; encoded by the coding sequence ATGAAATTCCCAAAAGACATTTTGATAATTGATTTTGAAGGCTTAAAGAAGCCTGTCCAAATCGGTGCGGTTTTATTAGATAAAGAAACGTTAGAAGAGAAAGATCATTTTCTTTCTTATATTTATGCTGATTTAGATGGCTATGTAAGTTCTGTTTCTGGTATTTCGCAAGACATGATTGATGGCGCACCGAAACAAGCTGACGTAGGAAAGGTGTTTTATGAAAAATTTGGTACAGATGTGTTTTTATCAGCTTTTGTGCAAGATCTTGATATAAGCCATCTTAAGAAGTTGTTAGCTGAGGCCGGCTTTGAATTTAAAGAGTATGATTTTCGTATTTTAGACATATGGCCAATTGCCTATACTTATTTACTAAAACAAGAATATCAGGGTGACTATCGCTCTGATCCTATATTTAGAGAATTTGGCATAAAACCACGCGGGCTACATAATGCGCTAGAGGATTGTCGTATTGCGGCTGAAGTTTTACGTATAATTCTAGAAAAGAAAAATAATTAG
- a CDS encoding DNA-3-methyladenine glycosylase — MKKGIKLPKKFFEREADVVAQELLGTILCVRVGNEVVRLPITETEAYMGPHDLASHSSKGRTKRTEVMYGPAGVIYVYLIYGMYHMLNFVTGADGAAVLIRGAGKYDGPGKLTKVLAITKEKSGLSLGEESGLWVEARPTAAPPSHQVTPRIGVSYAKVWADKHLRFVIDSE, encoded by the coding sequence ATGAAAAAAGGGATAAAGTTACCAAAAAAGTTTTTTGAGCGGGAGGCGGATGTGGTGGCGCAAGAGCTTTTGGGGACGATACTTTGCGTACGGGTAGGGAATGAGGTGGTGCGACTGCCGATTACTGAGACCGAAGCCTATATGGGACCACATGATCTAGCTAGTCATTCGTCTAAAGGACGGACTAAGCGGACTGAGGTTATGTATGGTCCGGCTGGGGTGATCTATGTGTATTTGATTTATGGTATGTATCATATGTTGAATTTTGTGACCGGTGCTGATGGAGCGGCGGTGTTGATACGTGGAGCTGGTAAGTATGATGGCCCCGGGAAGCTTACCAAGGTACTTGCTATTACTAAAGAGAAAAGTGGATTATCATTAGGGGAAGAGAGTGGGTTGTGGGTGGAGGCGCGGCCTACGGCCGCGCCTCCTTCTCACCAAGTCACACCTCGTATTGGTGTCTCCTATGCCAAAGTATGGGCAGATAAGCACCTAAGATTCGTGATTGACAGTGAATGA
- a CDS encoding AtpZ/AtpI family protein: MTKETSFKLPYALSLALQLGFLIVSSVVGFLGVGLWLDSVTGKGPIFLLLGIIVGVVTGVYESYIMVKPLTKSTETKSGNELENT, translated from the coding sequence ATGACAAAGGAAACCAGCTTTAAGTTACCCTATGCTCTGTCATTAGCTTTACAGCTAGGCTTTCTGATTGTTTCTTCAGTGGTGGGTTTTTTGGGGGTTGGGTTGTGGCTTGACAGTGTTACCGGTAAGGGTCCGATTTTTCTTTTACTTGGGATCATTGTTGGTGTTGTTACTGGTGTTTATGAGTCATATATAATGGTAAAGCCATTAACAAAATCAACTGAAACTAAAAGTGGAAATGAGCTGGAAAATACATGA
- a CDS encoding F0F1 ATP synthase subunit A codes for MIDINLQAEYVLEIFGLSVTNTFLTTVIASLLLIFAALLFKVLYKSDVNKNVFVKGWHIVIYELLKLADAITGDRKLSRRLLPLMATLFLFIFTTNLIALLPGFLGSLYVVVGEDYLSLFRSPNSDLTTTTALALIAVFSIQYFSIKTLGFVSYVKRFLNFTGILPFILGLFEALSELLRALSFSFRLFGNVFAGEVLLIVIAFLVPYILPVPFMVLEVFVSVIQAFIFCILTLTFIRLSVQSDLRG; via the coding sequence ATGATAGATATTAACTTACAAGCCGAATATGTACTTGAGATTTTTGGGCTATCAGTTACCAATACCTTTTTGACTACTGTCATAGCCAGTTTACTACTTATCTTTGCCGCCTTGTTGTTCAAGGTACTTTATAAATCTGATGTAAATAAAAACGTCTTTGTTAAAGGGTGGCATATTGTGATCTATGAGTTATTAAAGTTGGCTGACGCTATAACTGGAGATAGAAAACTCTCACGTCGTTTGCTGCCGCTCATGGCTACTTTGTTTTTGTTTATTTTTACCACTAATTTAATTGCTTTACTGCCAGGATTTTTAGGTTCTTTGTATGTTGTGGTGGGTGAAGATTATTTGTCTTTATTTCGTTCGCCCAACAGTGATTTGACTACTACCACGGCCTTGGCTTTGATAGCGGTATTTTCTATTCAGTATTTTTCCATAAAGACTTTAGGGTTTGTTAGTTATGTAAAAAGATTTTTAAATTTTACCGGTATCTTGCCATTCATTCTAGGTTTGTTTGAAGCGTTGTCTGAGCTGTTGCGGGCCTTGTCTTTTTCTTTTCGTTTGTTTGGAAATGTGTTTGCGGGAGAGGTGTTGTTGATCGTCATCGCCTTTTTAGTCCCTTATATATTACCGGTACCGTTTATGGTGTTGGAGGTGTTTGTTAGTGTTATTCAGGCCTTTATCTTCTGTATACTAACTCTTACCTTCATCAGGCTTAGTGTGCAGAGTGATTTGAGAGGATAA
- a CDS encoding ATP synthase F0 subunit C, whose protein sequence is MTQDPSAFTMAIGAIGPALAIGMIGAAALLAMARNPEIADKIQVAMIIAIAFAEAIAIYVLVVALIQKFVA, encoded by the coding sequence ATGACACAAGATCCATCAGCATTCACTATGGCAATTGGTGCAATTGGTCCGGCACTAGCTATCGGTATGATAGGTGCAGCGGCGCTTTTGGCGATGGCAAGAAATCCCGAGATTGCCGATAAAATCCAGGTGGCGATGATAATTGCTATCGCCTTTGCCGAAGCTATCGCTATTTACGTATTGGTTGTTGCTTTGATCCAAAAGTTTGTTGCTTAA
- a CDS encoding F0F1 ATP synthase subunit alpha: protein MTKVADSGKIVTFYAGVATVEGLVGVSIHEVLNDKNGEPAAVVIGFTSKHVEALFIDEKFNIAEPVYASGHPFSISVSDAWLGRVVDGLGRPIDEFAPIPEGKEMSVFLQAPPIIHRKPITRPLITGIKIIDATLPLGRGQRELIIGDRKLGKSTIATDIVLNQKNAEEPVYCIYVLCGQRTTKLVELKNQLEKNNATVYTTVVAALASDSYLAQYLAPFVGCTLAEHFRNTGRDALIVYDDLSKHAKVYRDISLVLKRVPGRETYPGDVFALHATLLERAAQLSDDQSGGSLTALPIVETLEGDITAFIPTNIISITDGQIYLEHGLFRKKFLPAVNVGLSVSRVGAVVQPPVLKSVLGGIRLALAQHKELQKLSQLETVVSEEARVNIHRGDLLLKILTQPKHTLVTYPEQTVLFYAVENGHFDDLVEEEWADFMHLFLDLLRSRYQKVLGSIASGVFDDELKETIKAIVADFKEEFVVQKKSV from the coding sequence ATGACTAAAGTAGCTGACTCAGGAAAAATTGTAACTTTTTACGCTGGTGTAGCGACTGTTGAGGGTTTGGTTGGAGTTTCCATACATGAAGTACTAAACGATAAAAACGGTGAGCCGGCGGCAGTAGTAATCGGATTTACTTCCAAACACGTGGAAGCACTGTTTATTGATGAAAAATTTAATATCGCAGAACCGGTTTATGCCAGTGGTCACCCATTTTCAATTTCAGTTTCAGACGCTTGGTTGGGACGAGTGGTTGACGGACTAGGGCGACCAATTGATGAATTTGCGCCAATCCCTGAGGGGAAGGAAATGTCGGTATTTTTACAGGCTCCGCCAATAATTCACCGCAAGCCTATTACCAGACCGTTAATAACCGGAATTAAGATCATCGATGCCACTTTGCCACTTGGTCGCGGACAGCGTGAGCTTATAATTGGAGACAGGAAGTTAGGGAAAAGTACTATTGCCACTGATATAGTTTTAAATCAAAAAAACGCTGAAGAGCCAGTGTACTGTATTTATGTTTTATGTGGTCAACGTACCACTAAGTTGGTGGAACTTAAAAATCAGCTTGAAAAAAATAACGCTACTGTCTATACGACTGTTGTGGCCGCTTTGGCCAGTGATTCGTACTTAGCTCAATACTTGGCTCCGTTTGTCGGCTGTACTCTGGCTGAGCATTTTCGCAACACTGGTCGCGACGCTCTGATTGTTTATGATGATTTGTCCAAACACGCCAAGGTTTATCGAGACATTTCGCTTGTTCTAAAGCGTGTACCTGGTCGCGAAACTTACCCTGGTGACGTTTTTGCTCTCCATGCCACTTTGCTTGAGCGAGCGGCACAATTGTCTGATGATCAAAGCGGCGGATCTCTAACAGCCTTGCCTATCGTGGAAACGTTGGAAGGTGATATTACAGCTTTTATACCAACCAACATTATTTCCATTACTGATGGTCAAATTTATCTGGAGCATGGTTTGTTTAGAAAAAAGTTTTTACCGGCGGTAAATGTCGGGTTGTCAGTATCTAGGGTTGGGGCGGTAGTTCAGCCACCGGTTCTTAAATCAGTTTTAGGAGGGATTCGTTTGGCCTTAGCGCAACACAAGGAATTACAAAAACTCTCACAGCTAGAAACGGTAGTTAGCGAAGAAGCTAGAGTTAACATTCACCGTGGTGATCTGTTACTTAAAATTTTGACTCAACCAAAGCACACCTTAGTCACCTACCCTGAACAAACTGTTTTATTTTATGCAGTAGAGAATGGTCATTTTGATGATTTAGTGGAGGAGGAGTGGGCTGACTTCATGCATCTGTTTTTAGATTTGCTTAGAAGTCGTTATCAAAAAGTTTTGGGAAGTATCGCGTCCGGTGTTTTTGATGATGAATTGAAGGAAACAATTAAAGCCATTGTCGCTGATTTTAAGGAAGAATTTGTGGTGCAAAAAAAATCTGTATGA
- a CDS encoding F0F1 ATP synthase subunit gamma has translation MKSYLQYKQTVAGYQDVSETIKTLEKISTGKLHNLKKQIKEAENRAKLLSGLYRRLSFLDSKLNVPASANSSVDKKKLTVVVTGQLGLVGDMWHKLHKSVTDSFAAGEDLLVLGSKGKVMWSTERVGSISFRELSLLESTDAEINTLATDLNNFVTNGTYDIIDLMYLHSNSVTEQVPLKLTLLPVLLSDAGEAKEESVGYPIVDGSISELVSILSEKYLAGVIYQVLLETAVSEHAARTITLEHAAVKTEDLIKAEGRSFRRERRRLNTEKQLEQFAILKGV, from the coding sequence ATGAAAAGTTACTTACAATATAAACAAACAGTCGCTGGATACCAAGATGTTTCAGAAACCATAAAAACCCTCGAAAAGATTTCGACCGGGAAGCTTCATAATCTAAAAAAGCAGATAAAGGAAGCAGAAAATAGGGCTAAACTTCTCTCTGGCTTATACCGACGACTGTCATTTTTAGATAGTAAGTTAAATGTTCCAGCTTCCGCAAATTCGTCGGTAGACAAGAAAAAGTTAACAGTAGTTGTTACCGGTCAGCTTGGTTTGGTTGGTGATATGTGGCACAAGTTGCATAAATCGGTAACCGACTCATTTGCTGCCGGTGAAGATCTGCTAGTTCTCGGTAGTAAGGGTAAGGTTATGTGGTCTACAGAAAGGGTAGGCTCTATTTCGTTTCGCGAATTATCACTTCTTGAATCCACTGATGCGGAAATCAATACTTTAGCTACCGATCTTAATAATTTTGTTACCAACGGAACTTACGATATTATAGATCTTATGTACCTTCATTCGAATTCAGTTACTGAACAAGTTCCGCTTAAGCTTACTCTGTTGCCGGTTTTACTAAGTGATGCCGGTGAAGCTAAAGAAGAATCTGTTGGATATCCGATAGTTGATGGTTCAATTAGTGAGCTAGTAAGTATTTTGTCTGAGAAATATTTGGCTGGGGTAATTTACCAGGTCTTATTGGAAACCGCGGTGTCGGAACATGCGGCGCGGACTATTACATTGGAGCATGCGGCTGTTAAGACTGAGGATTTAATTAAAGCTGAAGGTCGAAGCTTTAGACGAGAAAGGAGAAGGCTTAATACAGAAAAACAACTAGAGCAATTCGCTATCTTAAAAGGTGTATGA
- a CDS encoding F0F1 ATP synthase subunit beta, translating into MSNIVGTITSIQGGVVSVTCDGGAPRQHSLLQSVSSGVRLEVVEQYDSTTARTVALSPFELLKQGEAVELVDDAIRAAFGPNMIGHAFNVFGETIDGSVCDMEHYLPIHKSESVANLAAGQAEVGIFETGIKVIDVLTPFRFSDRVGLFGGAGVGKTVLMTELIHNTSMAKSSAAVFAGIGERIREGNDMYSTLKSLGIMEHAVLYLGEMDKSAGVRSRIGLTAVTASEYLRDHLDRDVFLFIDNIFRHSMAGMEVGAMLGHVPSELGYQATLEYEMASLQERIQSVNGKHITSLQAVYVPADDITDPAVATIFSHLDTSIVLSRKVAEKGIYPAIDVLKSSSAALDPDFVSERHYKIATDILVTFQKYEELSHIIAILGIEEISKADQVVAKRAERLQRFFTQPLHVTEHFTGKPGVSVSLDEALTGCEKILAGEFDEEPLESLYMIGSLPKKKKS; encoded by the coding sequence ATGAGTAATATAGTTGGGACAATTACAAGTATTCAGGGTGGAGTGGTTAGTGTCACTTGTGATGGTGGTGCGCCTAGGCAGCACTCATTGCTCCAGAGTGTTTCGTCTGGCGTAAGGTTGGAGGTGGTAGAGCAATATGATTCCACTACGGCTAGAACAGTAGCTTTGTCGCCATTTGAGCTTTTAAAACAAGGTGAAGCAGTGGAATTGGTTGATGATGCAATTAGGGCGGCTTTTGGTCCAAACATGATCGGACATGCTTTTAATGTCTTTGGTGAGACAATTGATGGTTCTGTTTGTGATATGGAGCATTATTTACCAATACACAAGTCAGAATCTGTGGCTAACTTAGCAGCCGGTCAGGCTGAAGTGGGTATATTTGAAACTGGCATTAAGGTTATCGATGTTTTAACTCCTTTTCGTTTTAGTGATCGAGTTGGTCTTTTTGGTGGGGCTGGGGTTGGAAAAACTGTACTTATGACTGAACTTATACATAACACCAGTATGGCTAAGTCCAGTGCAGCGGTATTTGCGGGAATTGGTGAACGTATCCGTGAAGGTAATGACATGTACAGTACTCTAAAATCGCTCGGTATCATGGAGCATGCCGTATTGTATCTGGGTGAGATGGATAAATCAGCGGGAGTTAGGTCACGTATTGGTCTCACGGCTGTAACTGCTTCTGAGTATCTTCGTGACCACTTAGATAGAGACGTTTTTCTTTTTATTGATAATATATTTCGTCATTCTATGGCTGGTATGGAGGTGGGGGCCATGTTGGGGCATGTACCGTCCGAACTCGGCTATCAGGCAACTTTGGAATACGAAATGGCGAGTTTACAAGAGAGAATTCAAAGTGTTAATGGTAAGCATATAACTTCTTTGCAGGCGGTTTATGTACCAGCTGACGATATTACTGATCCAGCGGTAGCTACTATATTCTCTCATCTCGATACCTCTATAGTTTTATCTAGAAAGGTGGCAGAAAAAGGTATTTACCCTGCTATTGACGTACTAAAGTCCAGCTCGGCTGCTCTCGATCCGGATTTTGTTAGTGAACGGCACTATAAGATAGCAACTGATATTTTAGTGACCTTCCAAAAATACGAAGAATTATCTCACATTATTGCTATTTTAGGAATTGAGGAGATATCTAAGGCCGATCAAGTGGTTGCTAAGCGCGCTGAAAGATTACAAAGGTTCTTTACACAACCACTACATGTTACCGAGCACTTTACTGGTAAGCCTGGTGTCTCAGTTTCTTTGGATGAGGCGCTGACTGGTTGCGAAAAGATATTAGCTGGAGAATTTGATGAAGAACCTCTAGAATCTTTGTATATGATAGGCTCTTTACCAAAAAAGAAAAAAAGTTGA
- a CDS encoding HAD-IA family hydrolase has product MKNKKEILIFDFDGVIGDTFEFNYEIIKELHPEVQESRYRIDHHMGNVYENPSVSFTKETKESFFKQYSERLTADHIKNFLPHVEKLYSKYAMHIVSSNSESAISRVLEDAGIRDYFGHVLGKETHESKVEKFKHLAQMEGIRLREALFITDTLGDLNEANKVSLVSYAVSFGYHPDYILKKGHPKEIFSSWEEAIQFLL; this is encoded by the coding sequence ATGAAAAATAAGAAAGAAATACTGATTTTTGATTTTGATGGCGTAATTGGAGATACGTTTGAATTCAATTACGAAATAATCAAAGAATTGCACCCAGAGGTCCAAGAGAGTAGGTATAGAATTGATCATCATATGGGAAATGTTTATGAAAACCCTAGCGTTTCCTTTACAAAAGAAACAAAAGAATCCTTTTTTAAACAATATAGTGAGAGATTAACAGCCGACCACATTAAAAATTTTCTCCCACATGTAGAGAAGTTGTACTCAAAATATGCTATGCATATAGTGTCTAGTAATTCTGAATCAGCTATAAGTCGAGTACTAGAGGACGCCGGTATAAGAGACTATTTTGGTCATGTACTAGGCAAAGAAACTCATGAGTCTAAAGTTGAAAAGTTTAAGCATTTGGCACAAATGGAAGGAATAAGGTTGAGAGAAGCATTGTTTATTACTGATACTCTTGGTGATCTGAATGAGGCAAACAAGGTATCGTTAGTATCATATGCTGTTAGTTTTGGATATCATCCAGATTATATACTCAAGAAAGGTCACCCAAAAGAAATCTTTTCAAGCTGGGAAGAAGCTATTCAATTCCTTTTATAA
- a CDS encoding DoxX family membrane protein: MKKMLVAFGLLCLPFFVSAHTRWFAEEELEPFHTTEPTVLYLAVWAVIAITILYMAVKFHEKGILRLAWLKPKKPHAYERAASTFTMVAGSFFLIAGTHEYLFSPNQSIEAGVPYYLIVVQIFIGLAFLLGIATRTSAIILALTWLSTFYYLGYVSALEDVWVLSTAIFIAIMGNDYFSLISFSYFKKVFKPFNRYALSILRLGTGATLVTLGFTEKLLSPEFGMNFLKLHDWNFMQALGLPYSDYLFVLSAGSVEILLGLLLILGLMTRIVALVIAIIFTIPLFILGPIELAGHLPHFAAVVLLLIFGSGGRFMFFHRYNDSKVRV; this comes from the coding sequence ATGAAAAAAATGTTGGTTGCCTTTGGTTTATTGTGTCTACCATTTTTTGTTTCCGCCCATACCAGATGGTTTGCTGAAGAAGAATTAGAACCGTTCCATACTACCGAACCGACCGTCTTATATTTGGCAGTGTGGGCTGTTATCGCTATTACTATTTTATACATGGCGGTTAAATTTCATGAAAAGGGAATTTTACGCTTGGCTTGGCTAAAACCTAAAAAACCACATGCTTATGAAAGAGCGGCTTCCACCTTTACGATGGTGGCTGGTAGTTTCTTTTTGATTGCTGGGACACATGAATATTTATTTTCCCCAAATCAGTCAATTGAAGCCGGTGTACCGTATTACTTAATAGTAGTGCAGATATTTATAGGTCTAGCGTTTTTATTAGGGATTGCCACTCGGACTTCTGCAATTATCTTGGCTCTGACTTGGTTGTCTACTTTCTATTATCTTGGTTATGTTTCGGCCTTGGAGGATGTTTGGGTTTTGTCCACGGCAATCTTTATAGCGATTATGGGTAATGATTACTTCTCCCTTATTTCGTTTTCGTACTTCAAAAAGGTGTTCAAGCCGTTTAATAGATATGCGTTGTCTATTCTTAGGTTAGGGACTGGTGCGACACTGGTAACTCTTGGTTTTACTGAAAAACTTTTATCACCCGAATTTGGAATGAACTTCTTAAAGTTGCACGACTGGAACTTTATGCAGGCTCTTGGTTTACCATACTCTGATTATTTATTTGTACTTTCGGCTGGTTCGGTTGAAATCTTGCTAGGGCTACTGTTGATTCTCGGTCTGATGACTCGCATAGTGGCTTTGGTAATTGCAATTATATTTACTATACCGCTCTTTATTTTAGGTCCAATTGAGCTGGCTGGCCACTTACCGCACTTTGCCGCTGTAGTTTTGCTTTTGATATTCGGAAGTGGCGGAAGATTTATGTTCTTCCATAGATATAATGATTCCAAGGTTAGGGTTTAG
- the radC gene encoding DNA repair protein RadC, with protein sequence MSTNYVISSKPLIVGGSDQKYVLTIRDLPADEKPREKLVKHGPSVLTAVELLAIVLGQGTKKEEVFSMANRLVQEYGERNIFTQTDAKTLAENLEIPLIKALQIIAVGELGRRFFEKKKNGATVIRTAKDVFDYVADMRALPKEYLRGIYLNSHYQVVHDEVISIGTVDANIIHPREVFRPALSYSASALILVHNHPSGVLSPSQEDVLVTAQVKEAGQLLGIELIDHVIVTVDGFSSMLSK encoded by the coding sequence ATGAGTACGAATTATGTTATTTCTAGTAAACCGTTAATTGTGGGCGGTTCAGACCAAAAATATGTTCTGACCATACGTGACTTACCGGCTGATGAGAAACCGCGGGAAAAATTAGTCAAACATGGTCCGTCTGTTTTAACCGCTGTGGAGTTATTGGCAATTGTATTAGGTCAAGGTACAAAAAAAGAAGAGGTTTTTAGTATGGCAAACAGATTGGTGCAAGAATACGGTGAGCGCAATATTTTTACTCAAACAGATGCTAAAACCTTGGCCGAGAACTTAGAGATACCGTTAATAAAAGCACTGCAAATCATCGCTGTTGGTGAACTCGGTAGACGTTTCTTTGAGAAAAAGAAAAACGGAGCAACAGTTATACGAACGGCCAAAGATGTATTTGACTATGTAGCAGATATGCGGGCTTTGCCAAAAGAATATTTACGGGGCATTTATCTAAATAGTCATTATCAGGTAGTGCACGATGAAGTGATTTCTATAGGAACCGTCGACGCCAATATCATTCATCCTCGGGAAGTATTTAGACCGGCTCTTTCTTACTCAGCTTCTGCTCTTATTTTGGTCCACAATCATCCTTCCGGAGTATTATCACCAAGCCAAGAAGATGTATTGGTCACGGCGCAAGTCAAGGAAGCCGGTCAGTTATTGGGGATCGAGCTTATTGATCATGTGATTGTAACGGTCGATGGTTTTAGTAGTATGTTGTCTAAGTAG